The segment TCGGGCTGGGTACGGACTCGACGACGGCTCGCCGGGAGCGCCGCACGCTGACCTTGTCCAGGACGAGGGCCGCGATGGCACCGAGCAGCACGCCGCCCGCGGCAAAGGTCACAAGGAAGAAACCGAAGACCGCCCCGGTGTCGAAACTCTCGTCGCCGGGGATCCCGTAGGCCACGAACGCGGCAACGATGATGCCGAGCACCCCGCCCAGGCCCATGAATGGAACGAACTTCGGCGCACGGCGGACCGTGATCCCGCGGCGTTCGGGGGTGCCGCCCTCTGACGTAGCGTCGCGTGCCGTGCTGTTGTGTGACGTGCCGCTTTGTGACGTGCCGTCGACGTTCGAGTCCTCAGAAACCATGCCTTCCAGCCTACCGTTTCGAGGAGGTTGGTTTGTGGTCTGAAGTCAGACCATTGACAGAACGGTGTGAAGTGGGTCACTATCGATGCGAGCGGTGTCGGCCCGTTCCCCCCTTCCGTTTAGAAAGAGAATAATCATGAGTGATCGTTCTACGGCAGCGAAGGTGCAGGCTGTGCAAGACGCAGATGCTGCGGCCCTCGCCGAGCTTGGCTACAAGCAAGAGCTACATCGCGGCATGTCCGGCTTCTCCAACTTCGCAGTCTCGTTTTCCATCATTTCGATCTTGGCTGGCTGCATTACCTCCTTCAGCATTGCGCTCAAGTCCGGTGGCCCGGCTGCCATCAACCTGGGTTGGCCAATCGTTGGCCTCTTGGTCCTGTGCGTGGCCCTCTCCATGGCCGAGGTTTGTTCGCGGTACCCCACAGCCGGTGGCCTCTATTTCTGGGCCGGCAGGCTCGCCAAACGCAACAAGAGGGCCTGGGCCTGGTACGTCGGCTGGTTCAATTTCCTCGGTGAAGTGGCCGTCACGGCCGCAATCGACTTTGGCTGTGCCACAACAATGATGGCTTTTGCGGCGCTGACTTTCGGCGTCGAGCCCACCGCCGGCGCGACGTTTGCCCTGTTCGTCGTCCTGATGATCATCCACGCCCTGCTCAACAGCTTCGGCGTCAAGATTGTCAGTTTCCTGTCCAATGTCTCCGCCTGGTGGCACATCGTGGGCGTCGCGATTATCGTGGCGGCGCTGTGGATCATGCCCACGAGCCACCAGTCCTTCGACTGGACAATGACGGCGTGGCACAACGAAACCGGCTTCACCTTCGGACCGTACGTCTTCCTCATGGGCCTGCTCATGTCGCAGTACACCTACACCGGCTACGATGCTTCGGCCCACGTTGCCGAAGAGACCAAGAACGCAGCCATCGCGGCTCCCAAGGGGATTGTCATGAGCGTGGTCATCTCCATCATTGGTGGCTGGATTCTGCTCTACTCACTCGTCGCTGCCATCCCGAACGGTTCAGAGGACGGCCTGACCACCCTTGGTGCCACGCCAACCGGCTTGCCGCCGGCACAGATTTTCCTGGACGCACTGGGCAACCCAGGGGTAGCGAAGTTCCTGCTCGCCATCGTGGTGGGCGCACAGTTCTTCTGCGGCATGGCGTCAGTGACTGCCAACTCACGCATGACCTACGCCTTCTCCCGCGACAATGCCCTGCCGGGCTCCCGCATCTGGGCCAAAGTCAACACCCGGAGCGGCACCCCCACAAATTCCATCTGGCTCTGCGTTGGCTGCGCGATTGTGCTCGCTTCACCCGCCCTGTTCAACACAACCGCGTATTTTGCGGTGACGAGCGTTGCCGTCATCGGCCTCTACATCGCGTACATCACCCCGGTGTTGCTCCGCAGGCTCAACAAGAATTTCACCCCTGGCCCGTGGCACCTGGGCAAGTGGAGTCCCATCATCAACTGGGTAGCGATTGTGTGGGTCGCCATCATCGTGATTCTCTTCGTCCTCCCGCCCGTCGCAGACATCACTATCGACACCTTCAACTACGCGCCGATCGCCGTCGTGGTCGTCTTCCTTCTCGCCACAGTGCTTTGGTACACCACGGGGCGTCGGACGTTCATGACGAGCGCCGAACAGGAGCATCTGACGATCGACGCGGATAAGCTGCTCAACTAGCACAACCATGGGCCGCCGGCGGTTCTTCGCCGGCGGCCTCCCAGCCAGGAAGGTCGCCATGTTCCTCGTTGAACCGATTGAATCCCCCCTACTGGAGACGGTCTTGCTCCCCGCGCGTGGACATATGGCCTTCGAGTCATGCGTCGAGCACTTGGGATCGGCAATTCAGCTGGGGATCTTCAAAACCGGCGAACGCCTCCCGCCCGAGCGCGACCTGGCCGAGCGTATGCAGGTCTCCCGGGCCACGCTGCGCGAAGCGATCAGCGCGTTGCGCGCAGCCGGCTTCGTCACGACCGTCCGGGGGAGGGGCGGCGGAACCATCGTCGAACCGGTCGGCAACGCCCGTCCTCCGGAGCGTCTAGGCAACAAGGACCGGCAGGAGGAAATCAGCGACATCCTCATCTTCCGTTCGGTGATTGAACCCGGGGCCTGCCAGCGGGCGGCCTCGATGCGGCTCAGCGAGGATCAGCGCCGGCTTCTGATTGACTCGTTGGCCGAGGTCGAAAACGCGGGTTCACCGGTGGAATACAGGCAAGCGGACGCCCGCCTTCACTTGGCTTTCTCCGCTGTTGCGGGATCATCTGAACTCAACAAAGCCAGCACTACCATCCAGACAAAGATCCACGAATTCCTCGCGGAAATCCCCTTTCTGCAGCGGAATATCGAACATTCAAACCAAGAACATCGATTGATAGTGCAGGCCATCCTCGACGGCGAGCCTGCAGCGGCCCGAAGCGTCATGGAATTGCACTGCGAGTCCACTGCCGCACTACTCAAGGGACTACTGAAATGAGCAGCACCATGAACGACATTTCGAACACCGTGGATTCCACCGTTCACCCTCGCAATGACCGTATGCTCACCGTTGAGCAACTCAAGGCGCAGATTGGCGAGGGCGCCATAGACACCGTGATTCTCGGCTTCACCGACATGCAGGGCAGGCTTCAGGGCAAGCTCCTTCACGCGCAATTCTTCCTGGATTCCGTCCTGGAGCATGGCACTGAAGGCTGCAATTACCTCCTCGCCGTTGACACCGAAATGAATACTGTAGATGGCTATGACATTTCCTCGTGGGAAAAGGGCTATGGAGACATGCTCTTCGACATGGATTTGGACACCATCCGCGTCCTTCCCTACCGCGAGGGGAGTGCGCTGATCCAGTGCGATTTGTCCATGACCGACGGCACTCCGGTCTCCGTTTCACCCCGCGCCATGCTCAAGCGCCAGACGGCCAAGGCGGCCGAGCACGGTTGGAAGGCACTTGCCGGAACCGAGCTCGAGTTTGTGGTCTACAACGACTCCTACGAGCAGGCATGGGACCTGGACTACAAGCACCTCACTCCTGCCAATCAATACAACGTGGACTACTCGCTCCTGGGATCCGGTCGTGTGGAACCCCTGCTTCGCAGGATCCGGAACGAGATGTACGCAGCCGGGATGACCGTGGAATCCGCCAAAGGTGAATGCAACTTCGGCCAACACGAGATCGCGTTCAAGTACGACGAAGTGGTCACCACGGCGGACAACCATTCCGTCTACAAGACCGCGGCCAAGGACATCGCCCATGACATGGGCCAGTCCATTACCTTCATGGCCAAGCCCAACGAGCGCGAGGGCAATTCCTGCCACATCCACCTGTCCCTTCGCGGACTGGACGATGAGCTGGTCTTCTGGGACAAGGCAAGCGGCGCCCGCACTAAAACCTACGATCACTTCATTGCCGGAGTCCTCGCCACGATGCGGGAATTCACGCTCTTTTACGCTCCCAACATCAACTCCTACAAGCGGTTCGTCAAAGGCTCGTTCGCTCCGACGGCGGTGGCGTGGGGCCTCGACAACCGCACCTGCTCGGTGCGCCTCGTGGGGCATGGCCAGAGCGCCCGGCTGGAAAACCGGCTGCCGGGTGGCGACGTCAACCCGTACTTGGCATTGTCGGCCATGCTTGCCGGCGGGCTTTACGGAATCGAAAATGAGCTCGAACTCGAACCGACAACCATTGGCAGCGCCTACACCTCGGGCGCTCCCACTGTGCCGACGACGATGCGGGAAGCGCGGGATCTGTTCGCCAACTCCGTGATCGCCAAGGAAGTCTTCGGTGAGGAAGTGGTGCGGCACTACGTCAACTACGCCGACGTCGAACTGGCAGCATTTGAGTCCGCCATCACGGACTGGGAGCTCCGCCGCGGTTTCGAAAGGCTGTAGGGGCGATGACTAGGAATCAGACGCCGGCTCCAGATCCAGTCCGACGGCCTCGGATCGCCCTGACCACCTACCTGCAGGACGCGAAATGGGGGGATTGGGACGCGCGGGCAGCGGTGCTTCCGGGAACATATTTGGAGGCCGTCGTGGCGGCGGGCGGCACACCCCTTCTTCTGCCGCCTATCGGCACGGATACCTCCGTACTTGACCTCGTGGATGGCCTGATTGTGGTGGGAGGCAGCGACGTCGACCCCGGAAATTACGACGCCGAGCCTCATCCGAGAACCCGCAGCCAGCCCGCGCGGGACGAGCATGACCTCGCCTTGACGCTGGCCGCGTTGGAGAAGGGGGTTCCGCTTTTCGCCATCTGCCGCGGGGCGCAAATCCTGAACGTGGCCCTGGGCGGAAACCTTATCCAGCACGTGCCGGACGTGCTGCCCGAGGCCAACTACCAACCCGCTTCGGGGGTTTTTGGCGAAGTGGAGTTCTGTACCAGGCCGGGGAGCATCATCGCGGATCAACTAGGCGT is part of the Arthrobacter ramosus genome and harbors:
- a CDS encoding amino acid permease, yielding MSDRSTAAKVQAVQDADAAALAELGYKQELHRGMSGFSNFAVSFSIISILAGCITSFSIALKSGGPAAINLGWPIVGLLVLCVALSMAEVCSRYPTAGGLYFWAGRLAKRNKRAWAWYVGWFNFLGEVAVTAAIDFGCATTMMAFAALTFGVEPTAGATFALFVVLMIIHALLNSFGVKIVSFLSNVSAWWHIVGVAIIVAALWIMPTSHQSFDWTMTAWHNETGFTFGPYVFLMGLLMSQYTYTGYDASAHVAEETKNAAIAAPKGIVMSVVISIIGGWILLYSLVAAIPNGSEDGLTTLGATPTGLPPAQIFLDALGNPGVAKFLLAIVVGAQFFCGMASVTANSRMTYAFSRDNALPGSRIWAKVNTRSGTPTNSIWLCVGCAIVLASPALFNTTAYFAVTSVAVIGLYIAYITPVLLRRLNKNFTPGPWHLGKWSPIINWVAIVWVAIIVILFVLPPVADITIDTFNYAPIAVVVVFLLATVLWYTTGRRTFMTSAEQEHLTIDADKLLN
- a CDS encoding FadR/GntR family transcriptional regulator; this translates as MFLVEPIESPLLETVLLPARGHMAFESCVEHLGSAIQLGIFKTGERLPPERDLAERMQVSRATLREAISALRAAGFVTTVRGRGGGTIVEPVGNARPPERLGNKDRQEEISDILIFRSVIEPGACQRAASMRLSEDQRRLLIDSLAEVENAGSPVEYRQADARLHLAFSAVAGSSELNKASTTIQTKIHEFLAEIPFLQRNIEHSNQEHRLIVQAILDGEPAAARSVMELHCESTAALLKGLLK
- a CDS encoding glutamine synthetase family protein: MSSTMNDISNTVDSTVHPRNDRMLTVEQLKAQIGEGAIDTVILGFTDMQGRLQGKLLHAQFFLDSVLEHGTEGCNYLLAVDTEMNTVDGYDISSWEKGYGDMLFDMDLDTIRVLPYREGSALIQCDLSMTDGTPVSVSPRAMLKRQTAKAAEHGWKALAGTELEFVVYNDSYEQAWDLDYKHLTPANQYNVDYSLLGSGRVEPLLRRIRNEMYAAGMTVESAKGECNFGQHEIAFKYDEVVTTADNHSVYKTAAKDIAHDMGQSITFMAKPNEREGNSCHIHLSLRGLDDELVFWDKASGARTKTYDHFIAGVLATMREFTLFYAPNINSYKRFVKGSFAPTAVAWGLDNRTCSVRLVGHGQSARLENRLPGGDVNPYLALSAMLAGGLYGIENELELEPTTIGSAYTSGAPTVPTTMREARDLFANSVIAKEVFGEEVVRHYVNYADVELAAFESAITDWELRRGFERL
- a CDS encoding gamma-glutamyl-gamma-aminobutyrate hydrolase family protein; protein product: MTRNQTPAPDPVRRPRIALTTYLQDAKWGDWDARAAVLPGTYLEAVVAAGGTPLLLPPIGTDTSVLDLVDGLIVVGGSDVDPGNYDAEPHPRTRSQPARDEHDLALTLAALEKGVPLFAICRGAQILNVALGGNLIQHVPDVLPEANYQPASGVFGEVEFCTRPGSIIADQLGVRASAPVYHHQILDRVAEGLCVTAYAADGTIEAVESTQGSWVLGVQFHPEQNGSDLRLFEGFVEAAGRYRDGELYAERFDPSTEFKPTEKSWA